The Verrucomicrobium spinosum DSM 4136 = JCM 18804 DNA segment CTTGGAACTGCTTGGCTCATGCTCGAGGTTGAGGGTCACTGACCCGTCGAAAACCAGACGAGCACATCCTTGATCGTCGAACTGAAGGCCGGAGATCCCCATCTGGGAGCCGAGTTCTGAAAGTAACGAGACTGCGTTCATATGAAAGGAATGAAAAATATACGGGCTAATGGTGGGACACGACAGAGAGGCTCAGTCTTTGGGCCTGAGGTTGTACTCAAACTCGGGGCGGCCGACCGTAGAGACTGATTTGTCCGGCGCGATATCCATGGTGAACCCCAGGCTGAAGTGGCTCTGGTCCTGCTCCAGCTCCTTGGGGGTGGAGCCATCCAGCGCATAGTAGTGGCTGGCTTCGTCAACGGACTGATGATACAGCGCACGGAAGCCCCCCTCGGGCTTCTTCTCGAAGGTGAAGCTTTTGTGCTCCTCCCCGCTAAGCATTACGGGCGTGCCATCTTCCAGGCGGATAAAACCGTCAACGGGTGAGCCCATGGCCAGCTGGAAGCACGCCACGGTGCCCTGGTGCACATATTGCGACACCGCCCAGAGCATCTCGGCATCATCCCCAAAGAACTCTTTGAGCCGGGTCAGAGCCTCCTTTGTGGCCTCGTCCTTAAGCCGGGTCACCTCGGATTCCGGCGCATCTTTCGGGATCACAGGGTACTTGTAAACGTTCTCCACGCCTTCCGCAGTCTTGATCTTGAAGACCCCGCGTTCCATGTCACGCTTGAAGATCGTGGAGATCTCCAACTCCTCGCCGCTGAAGAGTGTGCCCTTCTCGACCTCCGTCCCGGAGCGGGGCTCACTCAGGGAAGTCTGAAGACGTTCCAGCGCCCCATCAGGCACAGAGCCTTTGACCAGACGGACACCCTTTTCCAGCCCCATTTCTACGCCCAACATGCCCTTGATCGCCTGACGTGCGTCTTCGGGGAGGTCTCTCTGCAACGGGATTTCATCCACCTTCTGCAAGTCGGGCAGCCCGCGGCGCTCCGCTTCGATCTCTACTTTCTCCTTAATCCGGGTCAGATTCGTCCCCAGATTGGTCAGCTCCTTGGAGAGTGCCTCATGGCGAAGGTCCGCCTCATGGTAACCGGCAAAACGTGATCCCGCGTCCACCAGACATTCGCCAAATGACTGCATGCCTTTTGCCTGGAACGCATTAAAGATCTCCGCGAGTTCCTCATCGGAAGCCCCAGCCAGAGCTGCGGCACCCGCTTCAGCCCGCCAGCGATAGATCGCATCCGGATCATCCAGCTTGCGACCCAGTTGCATCCATCCATTCCGCACCTCATCCTCCATGGTGGCGAAATCCGTGAGCGCTGCGATCACCTCCGCGTAGTCACCAGAGTTCACCACCTTGGTGACCAGAAGCAACCCTGCGGTGTATTGCTTCTCCAACTCCACCTCGCGTTTCCGGATTTCTGCCGTCAACGTTTTCTCAGGGCCGGTCACTCCCAGCGCCTTCAGAGATGACTTCAGTTGATGGAGCTCGCGGTTCGTCAGGCCGGAGAGGTCATGCGCTCCTTCTGTGAGCAGCTTTTCCAGATGCGGCTTCAGTTCCTGAAGGCGGGTCTCCACCTGCCCATCCTCCACCAGGTCGTGGATTTCGCCATGAGACTTGAGCACTCCTAGATGGCGCATGGTGGAGTCCAGGTCCTGGATCAGTTCCCCGAGTTCTGGGGTCCCCACATCCTCGCGGCCGAGGATGCTGGTGGCTCCAGCGATGAACCCCTGTTCAGCATCGATCTGCCTGCTCTCAACCACACGGCCAATCGTGTGGCGCACCTCAAACGTGGATGCGCCATTCCAGGTGTCAGGAGCCTTGCGCAGCTCCAACAAAGTCTCGCTGCTCAGGAAGGTGAGCGCATGTTTGAACTGGGCCAGCGGCACCGGCCCATGCTCAGGCGTGTTAACCATCTCACTCACCGTCTCTGTCACAAGCGCGAGCGCCAGATCTGTATTTTCGCCATACTGGCGCAGCGCGTCTTCGGCAAAGGACTTCATTTTGGCGAATTCCTCCTCCACAGGATCCCTTGTCACGCCCTCGGTGATCACCAGTTGACGCAACTCTTCCAACACGGGAGCGAATGCGGTCTTCGTCCTCTCCATCACCCGGGACTGAATCTCCTGCGTGACCGCCTGTTGAATCAGGTCCAGATGGGACTTGATGCCCTCATCGCCTGCGAGCTCGCTCAGTTGAGCCTGTGCCACCCCATCACGCAGCCCGGCCAGCTCTGCCGGCGTCATGTTCTCCAGGTTCACGGCAAGGCGATGCGCCAAGACCTCATTGTACTCGCCTCCCCGGCGCAGCACCGGCCCCATCACCTCCGGCAGTTTGGCCAGTGCGCTGCGCACCCGGGCTTGATCCACCGGATGATCATTGGCCTGACTCAGTGCCCCGAGCAAGTTGCCCACTTGTTTGCTGGTCGCGGCAAGCCCACGGCGAAACTTGTCTTCGCTTCTCACCCCGCTGGGCGTGATCGCATTCAGCACCCGGCTCGCCAGATTGCTCACCTTGTGCGCAAACTTCTGGAGGGTCACTCCAAAGGATCGCGGTGCCTGTGGCTGTGCCAACTCCACCCGCCGTTTCCCAAGTTTGCCCAAGGCGTGATCACCGAATCCGGTGTTCAGCGGGGTGGCATTGAACTGACCAATGACAGTGGGCATCGAAGGCATGACACGAAGAGGATCAAGATTGAAACGAAAGAAACGGACGAACCGCCAACAATCCTATCACTCCCCGTTTGCCCGCCAGAGTTACGAAGATTCCGCCGTTGCCCGTGCAACACGATCTGCAAAAAGTTGCACTTGATCCCCCATTGGAATGCGTTTCAGAATCACCTTATGAAGCGTAAAGCATCTGCGATCTGGAACGGCGGCCTCAAAGACGGCAAAGGCACCCTCACGACGGAATCCGGCGTCCTCGACGCCACGCCCTACTCGTTCTCCACCCGGTTTGAAGGAGAGAAAGGCACCAACCCTGAGGAACTGATTGGAGCGTCTCATGCCGGCTGCTTCTCCATGGCCCTCTCCATGATCCTGGGTCAGGCTGGCCTCACCCCTGAGAAAATCGAGACCACTGCCACCATCACCTTGGAGCAGGTTGCGGGCGGGTTCTCCGTGACTGCGAGTCATCTTGATGTCTTCGTGACCATTCCGGGTGCCGATGCGACCCAGTTCCAGGAAGCGGCAGAAACGGCAAAAGCCAACTGCCCCATTTCCAAGCTCTTGAACGCCAAGATCACAATGGACGCCAAGCTCATTGCTTGATTCAGCTCTTCTGTTTCCTGCCGGAGTCCCATGATCGACCCCGGCGGGATTCACTTGGTTCACATTGTCACTTGCCATTTGTGTTTCCCTTTGGGAATACCACCACATGCCAAAGAAAGTCTCTGCCCGTCCCGCCAGTCCCACGTCCAAGCCATTTTGGATCGGATTTGACCTCGGAGGAACGAAGATGCTGGCCTGTGTGCTGGATGAGAACTACCAGGTGCTGGGAACCGCCCGCAAGTCCACGCAGGGATCGCAAGGTGCCGCCAAAGGCATCAAGCGCATCGTTGCCACTATTCAGGAGGCCATCCAGGCTGCCGGGGTGGATCCCGCCAATCTCAAAGGCATCGGCATCGGCTGTCCTGGCACAGTAAACTCGGCGAGAGGCATCCTCATTCACGCCCCCAATCTGGGCTGGAATAAAGTCTCTCTCGGTCCCGCTCTGGGCAGGGCCCTGGGCTGCCCGGTGATCATCCTCAATGACGTGGATGCCGGCACCTACGGCGAGTACACGCTCGGAGCAGGTCGCGGCTCCCGCTCCTTGCTGGGTGTATTTCCCGGAACCGGACTGGGGGCTGGCTTCGTCTATGACGGTCGCATCGTCCAGGGGCGGAACGTCTCCTGCATGGAGCTGGGCAACCTCTGGCTACCTGGGACCCATCTGGGTTCGGAGAAACCAGGGGCTGTACTGCTGGAAGACCTCACCAGCCGCCTCGGCATAGCCGCCGCCGCCAGCGTAGAGTGCTACCGCGGCAAGGCTCCGGGCCTTGAGACCAAAACGGGGGCCGCCCTCAAGGAGATGAAGAGCAAGGCCCTCACCACCTCCTACAAAGCGGGCGAACCCGGCACCGTGGCCGTCTTTGACAATTCCCTTCACTTCCTGGGCATGGGCATAGCCATGGTCGTCAACCTCCTCGGCCCGGACCACATCACTCTGGGCGGAGGTCTGGTGGAAGAGATGCCCGCCCTGTATCTCAAAAAGCTGCGTGAACACGTGGCCCACTACACCATGCCCGAGCTCTTCCAGGGTGTGAAGTTCTCCGTCGCCAAGCTCGGTGGCAACGCTGTCGCCATCGGCTCGGTCGCCTGGCTACGCAATCAACCGTCCTGATTCATGTCCCAAGTCAAGTCTCCCTCCGCCTCCCCGGTCGCCGCGGAGACATCGGCTGTCGTGCACTTTGGTGCCACTTCGGTAACTCTCCTCGTCGGCGAAAAAGACGGGTCGGGGGTCGTATCCATTCTCGATTATCTGGAGAAGCCCCTGCCTCTCGCCAGGGACATTTTCCGCACCGGCCTGGTCTCCCGCCCGGTCATGGAACAGGCTGCCTCCATCCTCAAGGAGTACCAGCTCACGCTAGAGGAGTACGGAGTGCCCGCCTCCACGTTGCGCTGCTTCACCACGAACATCCTGGCGGAAGCGGCCAACCATGAGATCTTCCTGAACCGCATGCAGGTCACCAGCGGCACTCCGGTGGACCTCATCGATGATGGCGACATGACCCGCCTCATCTACCAGACCGCTGTGCGTCTGCTGAAGAGCAATCCGGCGATTGCGAATGCCAACACCCTGGTGTCCCACATCGGACCCGGCAACACCCGCGCTCTACACTTCATCAAGGGACGTATCATCGCCTACAGCAGCTATCGCCTGGGCATCTTCCGTACCCGTGAGGCTGTGTCACGGAGCGAAGCGGGTGCCGCCCGGCATCTGGCGCATATCGAAGAACAGATCCGTGGTGTGGTGGACCATCTTGCCACCGACTACACCGAATCCACTCCGGACTTCCATGTGGCCATCGGCTCGGAGATTCAGTCAGCCGCGCCCTTGATCGTCAAACCGGAACAGGGTGCCTCCCAGATCACGCTCAAGCAGCTGGAGAAGTTCACTGAGGGCATCGCCGCCATGTCTGCGGATGAGATGGTGCGCAAGCTCCACCTGCACTACACCGGCAGTGAGGGCATGACCGCAGCGCTCCAGACCAACCTCGCCCTGGCCCGCCGTTTCAATGACAAGGTGATCGTCGTCCCTGAGGGAGATTTTCAAAAGGACCTGCTCATGGACCTGCTGGCCAACAACCCGCAGACCAAGACCTTCCAGGACGAGGTGCTCCAGGCGGCCCGGGAGATCGCCAAAAAGTACAAGACCGACCACAAGCACGCTGAGCATGTCGGCAGGTTTGCCCAGCAGATCTTTGCCGAGCTGAAGGACCTGCACGGTCTGGATGCCAAGTACGAGCTGCTGCTTCGTGTGGCTGCCATCCTCCACGAGACCGGCATGTTCGTCAGTGCGCGGGAGCACCACAAGCACAGCCTCTACCTGATCATGAACACGGAGATCTTCGGTCTCAGTGCCAAGGATCGCACCATCGTGGCCCTTCTCGCCCGCTACCACCGCCGGTACAACCCGGACAACAACCACCCGCACTTCTCGGATCTCTCGCGCGCCGACCGCATGACCATCTTCAAGCTGGCCGGCATCCTGCGCGTGGCAGATTCACTGGACCGCAGCCACTCCCAGCGTATCAAGGCCGCCCGCTTCCGTCGTGAGGCCGACTCCTTCATTATCGAGACCCCGGGCGTCGAGGACACAACCGTGGAGCAGCTCGCGATCAGCTCCAAGTGCGACATCTTCCAGGAGATCTACGGGTTCGAGGTGATGCTGCGTTCCACCCCTGTCTAAACGAGACCCCATTTTGCCAGTGT contains these protein-coding regions:
- a CDS encoding OsmC family protein, producing MKRKASAIWNGGLKDGKGTLTTESGVLDATPYSFSTRFEGEKGTNPEELIGASHAGCFSMALSMILGQAGLTPEKIETTATITLEQVAGGFSVTASHLDVFVTIPGADATQFQEAAETAKANCPISKLLNAKITMDAKLIA
- a CDS encoding ROK family protein codes for the protein MPKKVSARPASPTSKPFWIGFDLGGTKMLACVLDENYQVLGTARKSTQGSQGAAKGIKRIVATIQEAIQAAGVDPANLKGIGIGCPGTVNSARGILIHAPNLGWNKVSLGPALGRALGCPVIILNDVDAGTYGEYTLGAGRGSRSLLGVFPGTGLGAGFVYDGRIVQGRNVSCMELGNLWLPGTHLGSEKPGAVLLEDLTSRLGIAAAASVECYRGKAPGLETKTGAALKEMKSKALTTSYKAGEPGTVAVFDNSLHFLGMGIAMVVNLLGPDHITLGGGLVEEMPALYLKKLREHVAHYTMPELFQGVKFSVAKLGGNAVAIGSVAWLRNQPS
- a CDS encoding HD domain-containing protein yields the protein MSQVKSPSASPVAAETSAVVHFGATSVTLLVGEKDGSGVVSILDYLEKPLPLARDIFRTGLVSRPVMEQAASILKEYQLTLEEYGVPASTLRCFTTNILAEAANHEIFLNRMQVTSGTPVDLIDDGDMTRLIYQTAVRLLKSNPAIANANTLVSHIGPGNTRALHFIKGRIIAYSSYRLGIFRTREAVSRSEAGAARHLAHIEEQIRGVVDHLATDYTESTPDFHVAIGSEIQSAAPLIVKPEQGASQITLKQLEKFTEGIAAMSADEMVRKLHLHYTGSEGMTAALQTNLALARRFNDKVIVVPEGDFQKDLLMDLLANNPQTKTFQDEVLQAAREIAKKYKTDHKHAEHVGRFAQQIFAELKDLHGLDAKYELLLRVAAILHETGMFVSAREHHKHSLYLIMNTEIFGLSAKDRTIVALLARYHRRYNPDNNHPHFSDLSRADRMTIFKLAGILRVADSLDRSHSQRIKAARFRREADSFIIETPGVEDTTVEQLAISSKCDIFQEIYGFEVMLRSTPV